Within Oncorhynchus nerka isolate Pitt River linkage group LG8, Oner_Uvic_2.0, whole genome shotgun sequence, the genomic segment ccagtcaaaactgttcgctgctctggccccccaatggtggaacaaactccctcacgacgccaggacagcggagtcaatcaccaccttccggagacacctgaaaccccacctctttaaggaatacctaggataggataaagtaatccctctcaccccccttaaaagatttagatgcactactgttccactggatgtcataaggtgaatgcaccaatttgtaagtcgctctggataagagcgtctgctaaatgacttaaatgtaaatgttggagTACATCAGCCATTCCCCATTTACCTGCAGGGGGTGAAGAAGCATTGGCTATAGGCCTACAACATCCTATAACTTCATATGTTTTGACAATTTAAAGAATGCATTGTCACTTAAATTGCCTACATACAGACAGAAACGTATTTGTCATTGACCATTAAAGACGGCCAAAAGAATAGTGAGACAGACCAAACTTTCTCATATAAAAGCTGACACTATttaatgtgttgtttttgttttttcattGCTACACTAGGCTACTTACTCTGGACTCACTGCCACAGTCCTGGGCTGGATTTTCCAAAAGCATCATAGCACTAAAATCCTCTTTCGTCCATTTAGTTTCAATAGAATTAAGATTCTTTTAGTGCTAGGATACTTTTCGGAAAACCCAGGCCAGACCAATTCAGATGTCGGACGCCATCAAATGAAACAGGTGGACAGGACAAATGTGAGGGTCAAGTGTTGCAATTGTGGTGGGGATCGTGATCCTTagttcctggagtgccctgtaaGGGTGAATGAAATTGAGGTTAGAGTGGTCAATCGAATCTCCTATGCGGAAGCCATTAAAATAATTGAGATAACAAGTGATGCCAGTGAAGATATGGTAGTGGATATCCCACAGCCAGTAGTAAATGTTTGCTGCAAGACAAATATACCATGTGCATTAAAAAGGTGGATTTTGTTGCGTTCCTTGCCACAGTTATAATCTGTACAGCAAGTCTCGGAGGAAACTGGACATTATTGTGGCTGCGGCAGAAACGTTTTTGGGACTCAGGGATTTTACATCTGAAGACTTGCAAGGGATAATGGTAAGGGAAGACCCACCCCCCAGGTTCCCATTGAGCCTGTGTAGGGatcagatgttttatttatttttaactgaAAAGTTGTTTGATTTATTTTTGGTATTTCCGTTATTTTCTGTTTCCATCACGCATCGTAGATGGCAGGATGCACATTGTGCGATCGCAAATATACCACAGAAGAATGTGAGGTTGCGAAAACAATGCCTCTCTCTTTTCGAAGAATGATCTATTCACTGTATCCTAATTTCCTAACACCTTCATTTAATATCATTTTACTTTTAGCCCGTCTATATCCCAATGTATTTCTGATTTGAGAGGACTTCGGAGACAAAATTGAGACATATTCTGTTTCAAAGAAAAGCTGAACCAACAACAAAATGTATTGGCAGAGGGAGGAATCTCGAGACGACcgttggaatatatatatatatatatttttttgaggtCATCGTCAGTCATTATCTTCTCCACACGCGCACAAGGTAGAGAGATCACCACCAAAGAACAATGTCATTTTTAGTAACAAAAACATCTGGTCGACTGTGAAAACGGTAAGACTGAGAAGTGTTAATTACTGCAATGCGTAATATCATACGGGATTTGACAGTTTATGTGGTAGGCTATATTACAACATCATACAGACTAGATTGATCATCCAGGCAGGATCACTGACAGCCAGCTGTCAATCAATCATTTACAGGTGCCCGACTGTGCGCATCATGCAAAAGAAGGGGGAGGTGTTAGGGAAGGGGGACAATCTGTTTAAAATATTGAGAATGTGTTATCCATAAAATAGTGACCAATAACAAGCGCCTACGCCGCTTCAGAAAATGTTTCCCACCAAGCCCAGATAGGAACTCATTCGTCAACTTTTGCGGATAGAGGGAACTATTTCAGCGAAGAACTGAGTCGCAGTTCTGACCAGACTGTAAAAAACTCCACGTATGTTTTTCCCTGTACATCGAATAATATTCAAGGTAAATGAAACAGGAAAACCGAGTAACAAAATTGCACTTCTACCTGGATTTTTAAGGTTTAGATTGAAGAAGAAAATGACGTGCATCATGGAATGACAGCAGAATTGCCACATTGACAAGGGGTCTCAAGGATTGAAGACACATGGCTAATCTAGAGGAAAACATTTCTGAGCGGATTGACTGGGGTGAAAAGGCAGTGGTGGGAGAAAAACACAAAGGCACAGAGCCTAATGCAGATTGGACAGGAACTCTGCTGAATAATGCACACATTGGACTTCCTAGCCCAGCACCAGATgttgtcaaatgctccctaataTCTGGGGAGTGCCTCTACTTCCACTATGGGTGTGATGGTCAGGACGACAGGGGCTGGGGCTGTGGCTACCGCACCTTACAGACCATGGCCTCTTGGCTGTGCCAGAGCTGGGCTCCACCACCACCTAAGGGCAAATGCAGACCCCCACCCAGCCTCCCCGAAATCCAGCACGCCCTGGTCGCAATGGGGGACAAGCTTGCCATGTTCGCTGGCTCTCACGAGTGGATAGGGACGTTTGAGGCGGCCCTGGTCCTGGACTACTACTACGACGTCCCCTGTAAGGTTGTCCACGTgcggggtggaggggtagaactAGAGAGAGCTGCTGAGGAGCTCCACCAGCACTTCCAGAGTCAGGGGTCTCCTGTCATGATGGGAGGCGACCGGGACAACTCCTCCAAGGGGATCCTGGGTGTGTGCACTCGGCCTGGGGGCCAGGGGAGCTACCTGCTGGTGATGGACCCTCACTACTATGGGCCCAGACTGGAGATGACGTCGGTGCAGGGGCTGGGGTGGGTGTCGTGGAAAAAAGTAGGGTCACTGGATCATAGCTCTTTCTATAACTTGTGTCTGCCTCAGACTTCCCAGAAATGAAACGGACAAGGACAGATCAGTGGGAAAAGAAGCGTTTTCGTAAACTCAGGCAGCCCAATtatttttttccactaattgcaGCCAGATAGAATTCTTGTAAGGACTTAATTGGATAATCGCTTTGTTAAATGTCTGTTGTAATTATCTGAGAAAATATTTTCAAAATAATACGTATTTGAAAGAGAACATCTGTTATGATCCACAAATAAAGATATGTTAAATATATTTCTACTGTCCTGTACAGCAGTAGGAACTGGTAGTGTATGAGTATAACACTATTGCCCTCTTGTGGATAAATGCAGACTTCATATGGTGTGAGGACATTACCATAGAAATAAAATCACTCTAGTTCtgtgtagggttgcaaaattcctggggcctcatttatcaatcATGCGTACGTGCAAGTCTGTGCGTAAACCCAAGTGTGATTAATCAATATGAATGTTTCCTTCAGAGTGTGTTCAACTCTACCGATACTTCTGTCACAAACTGTTGTGTTACATTAAgtagcaaatgtgcctactctggtcttggcatgtactcacagctcacagatacagtgcaggtagaCTGTGAGGGTTGTCTAGTCTACATGAGATGATTATGGATAAGAGAATATTGAATTTGTCAAACGTCAGTCAAGCAtctatcatcatgtcaccagaataagattCTCGATATTTTTTGGAAAGGAGCATCGACTAGGGATGCatgatatacagttgaaatcggaagtttacatacaccttagccaaataaatttaaactcagttttccacaatttctgacatttaatccgagtaaaaattccctgttttaggtcgtttaggatcaccactttattttaagaatgtaaaatgtcagaataatagtaaagagtgatttatttcagcttttatttctttcatcacattcccagtgggtcagaagtttacatacactcaattcgtatttggtagcattgcatttaaattgtttaacttgggtcaaatgtctagggtagccttccacaagcttcccataataagttggatgaattttggcccattcctcctgacagagctggtgtaactgagtcaggtttgtaggcctccttgctcgcacatgctttttcagttctacccacaaattttctacaggatttaggtcagggctttgtgatggccactccaataccttgactttgttgtctttaagccattttgccacaactttggaagtatgcttggtgtcattgtccatttggaagacccatttgcgaccaagctttatcttcctgagagatgtttgagatgttgctttaatatatccacataattttcctacctcatgatgccatctattttgtgaagtgcaccagtccctcctgcagcaaagcacccccacaacatgatgctgtgtttcccttttccctccaaacagttctatttttgttttatcagacatttctccaaaaagtacgatctttgtccccagttgcaaaccatagtctggctttttttatggcggttttggagcagtgtcctcttccttgctgagcagcctttcaggttatgtcgatataggacttgttttactgtggatatagatacttttgtacctgtttcctccagcatcttcacaaggtcctttgctggtgttctgtgattgatttgcacttttcgcaccaaagtacgttcatctctaggagacagaacacatctccttcctgagcggtatgacggcttcgtggtcccatggtgtttatacttgcacactattgtttgtacagatgaacgtggtaccttcaggtgtttggaaattgctcccaaggataacccagacttgtggaggtctacattttttttctgaggtcttggctgatttcttttgattttcccatgatgtcaagcaaagaggcactgagttcaaaggtaggccttgaaatacatccacaggtacacctccaattgactcaaattatgtaaattagcctatcagaagcttttaaagccatgacataattttctggaattttccaagctgtttaaaggcacagtcaacagagTGTATGAATGAAGCCAGCGGAAGCCAGccgtaccaatgtgtcggaggaaacaccgtacacctggcaaccttggcgcactgcgcccggcctgccacaggagtcgctggtgagacaaggacatccctaccggccaagccctccctaacccggacaacgctaggccaattgtgcgttgccccacggacATCCCGGTCGTgcccggttacgacagagcctgggcgcgaacccagagttcagtagtacagcgcccttaaccactgcgccacccgggaggccctcattttcattattcttagcaatgatctTGTAAGtattgttgttcgcctattgaaattgaacttcagttcaagaaaataaatagctagccagctacttaaccttgttgcccaaagctaacgttataagcaacCAGCTAGCTTTATCTGATTAGTGTGGCTCGACCAcaccgggttatgtgttgtgaagctaggcACAAAAAGGATtaagtttgccttcaaaataaaagtatgtcattgacagtgatgcaaatgaatacaaatagaaTTATGCAATACTTTTATTTtcaaggctaaccgcaaagtccactattgtggctagtccttattgtggctagcttcacatttaTCAAATAAGAACCGTTTTATAAATGaggtgtaacggttctcttgtggtgaaggagagtcggaccaaaatgcagcttgtagattgcgatccatgtttaataaacaaacgtaacacgaatctaaatacaaacactacaaaacaataaacgtaacgaaaaccgaaacagcctatactagtgtaaactaacacagagacaggaacaaggacactaaggacaatcacccacgaaacacacaaagaatatggctgcctaaatatggttcccaatcagagacaacgataaacacctgcctctgattgagaaccacttcagacagccatagactt encodes:
- the ufsp1 gene encoding inactive Ufm1-specific protease 1 yields the protein MANLEENISERIDWGEKAVVGEKHKGTEPNADWTGTLLNNAHIGLPSPAPDVVKCSLISGECLYFHYGCDGQDDRGWGCGYRTLQTMASWLCQSWAPPPPKGKCRPPPSLPEIQHALVAMGDKLAMFAGSHEWIGTFEAALVLDYYYDVPCKVVHVRGGGVELERAAEELHQHFQSQGSPVMMGGDRDNSSKGILGVCTRPGGQGSYLLVMDPHYYGPRLEMTSVQGLGWVSWKKVGSLDHSSFYNLCLPQTSQK